The Kineosporia corallincola DNA segment TCAAACGTCGTCAAACGACATCGACGATGCTCAAAGGTGTCACACGTAGACCACGGGGGGTCTCCATGTCACTTGCACCTCAGCTCCTGAATATCGGCGCCCGTTCCCGCGGCGCCGCCTTACTGGCCACCGCGTTGCTCCTGGTCGGCGGCCTGGCCGCTCAGCTCAGTCGCCTCACCGTCGGTGCGTGGCACGAATTGCGTTCACCAGGGCCGGCTTCGCCGGACCAGGCATTCGGTCTGATCGCCGGCGGGGCGGCGACCGGTGTGACCGTGTGGCTGCTGATCGCGATGACCGTGAGCGTGATCGCCGCTCTGAGCACCCGAACCCGACTGGCAACACCCGTATCTCGCACCGCACGCCGAATCGCTCCGGCAGCGGTTCGCAACGCGGTTGCGGCACTGCTCGGCGTCGCGTTGATCGCCACGCCGACGGTGGCGCAGGCCGCAACCTTCCGCCCGGCCGACTTCGCCGCAGCGGCCGTGCCGCACCCGGCAACGAATCCCGGGAGAACCTCGCACCAGGCCGCCGCACACGTCGGTACTCCCGACGATAAGCCGGGAAAAGTGCTCGTGCTACGCGACTTCTCACCAGGATGGACGCCGGAACGACCACGCCCGGCCGCAACTGCTGCCGCTGTTGCCGAGAGCCAGGCAGCGATCGGGGTCGCGACCGGCACGCCCCGGC contains these protein-coding regions:
- a CDS encoding LysM peptidoglycan-binding domain-containing protein, whose product is MSLAPQLLNIGARSRGAALLATALLLVGGLAAQLSRLTVGAWHELRSPGPASPDQAFGLIAGGAATGVTVWLLIAMTVSVIAALSTRTRLATPVSRTARRIAPAAVRNAVAALLGVALIATPTVAQAATFRPADFAAAAVPHPATNPGRTSHQAAAHVGTPDDKPGKVLVLRDFSPGWTPERPRPAATAAAVAESQAAIGVATGTPRRVTADRDPGLHVVVHRGDTLWSITARHLGPKATDTEIAQEWPRWFSVNRHLIGADPHRLLPGERLRVPQAAGEARTLAAQRSSSDAFRKGIER